In Callithrix jacchus isolate 240 chromosome 18, calJac240_pri, whole genome shotgun sequence, one DNA window encodes the following:
- the GORAB gene encoding RAB6-interacting golgin isoform X2, whose product MEEKNKRKKALLAKALAERSKRTQAETLKLKRIQKELQALDDMVSADIGILRNRIDQASLDYSYARKRFDRAEAEYIAAKLDLQRKTEIKEQLTEHLCTIIQQNELRKAKKLEELMQQLDVQADEETLELEVEVERLLHEQEGEARKPAVHLERTFQPAEESVTLECAKENKKCQEQAVSPKVDKQCGNSNGIPFLSPNCPNQEGNDISAALAT is encoded by the exons ATCCAAAAGAACTCAGGCAGAGACCTTGAAACTAAAGCGGATCCAGAAGGAGCTGCAGGCTTTAGATGACATGGTATCAGCTGACATTGGAATTCTCAGGAACCGGATTGATCAGGCCAGCTTAGACTATTCATATGCTCG GAAGCGGTTTGACAGGGCCGAAGCAGAATATATTGCAGCAAAGCTAGATCTACAGCGCAAGACTGAAATAAAAGAGCAACTCACTGAACACCTTTGTACAATCATACAGCAAAATGAGCTCCGAAAGGCTAAGAAGTTGGAGGAGTTGATGCAGCAACTAGATGTACAAGCTGATGAAGAAACTTTGGAGCTTGAGGTGGAGGTAGAGAGATTGCTACACGAACAAGAAGGAGAAGCAAGGAAACCAGCGGTTCATTTAGAGAGGACATTTCAGCCTGCTGAGGAGAGTGTGACATTAGAATGTGCTAAAGAGAACAAAAAGTGTCAAGAACAAGCTGTTTCCCCAAAGGTAGAcaaacagtgtggaaattccaATGGCATTCCCTTTCTTAGTCCAAACTGCCCAAATCAAGAAGGTAATGACATTTCAGCTGCTTTGGCCACATGA